AACGGATTCAACAAATTAAAAATGTGAATTGTTATGGCGACTCTACTGGTACTGCTAAAATCACACCTTCAAATGGCACTGCTCCATATCAATACTCATGGCTAACTTCTCCGGCTAAAACAAGTCCAAATCTTTCAAACGCTAGAGCAGGGAACTATATTTGTATTATTAAAGATGCAAAAGGTTGCTCCATTCGAGATAGCTTGCAAATTACCGAACATCCACAATTAATTCCAACAATTACCAATACATGGGATACCTGCGGGAAAGGTACAGGTGTTGCATTTGTATCGGTTACTGGCGGTGAGCCCGGATATACCTACAAATGGGATGATATACTTCAACAAACAAATGATACCGCCACCCATCTTTTTCAAGGAGCTTACACAGTAACTATTATCGATACACTTGGTTGTGATACGGTTGTTCCATTTAATGTATATACAGCACCAATTGTGCATCCTTCCTTTGATTACAATCCCAAAGCGCTTTCACTCTTCTTCCCCGATTGTAATTTTACCGATTTATCGTCCAATGCCGTTAAATGGTTTTGGAATTTTGGTGATGGCGATACTTCATACCATCAAAACCCATTTCACAAATTTATTGGAGATGGTACATTTCCGGTTAAGCTTGTTATTGAAAATGCTTATGGGTGCGAAGATTCAGTGATAGTTGAGGTATATGTAGATGGATTCTATACCCTGTATTTGCCTAGTACATTTTCACCTAACGGCGATGGAAAAAATGATGTGTTCCAAATTAGAGGAACAGGGCTTATTTCCGATAAGTACGAACTAACAATTTATGCCCGCAACGGACAAGTAGTATTTAAAACCAACGATCTCGAAAAAGGTTGGGACGGCACGTTTGGTGGCACTCTGGCTAAAGCCGATTCCTACGTATACGACATTTACTTTATGGATTATAAATTTAAATCACATCAAAAACGAGGCGTTTTTACAATTGTGAGATAAGTTGAATTAGGAACTTGCTTTTTCTTGTTTAGAAATTGCTAGCAATCCTAAAAAGGTAAGCAATCCATTTAATATTAATAGCTCAAATCCAAATTTATATCCGCCTAACCATTTCTCGGAATTTTCGCTAAGCACATAGCAAACAATAGGCGAAGCTATGCAAATGTAGGGCACAATTTTATCCTTAACAGGTCGCTTCAAAAACAATCCAAAAGCATAAAGTCCCAACAATGGACC
This portion of the Bacteroidota bacterium genome encodes:
- a CDS encoding gliding motility-associated C-terminal domain-containing protein, whose amino-acid sequence is MIHSSNKIFLFFFLAISIHAIKLKSQTLPDSADCINAVPICTNFYSCPTQANGMGLFPNEINSSNSCLGSGEKNGCWYTFTVQTSGNLNFTITPINNDDYDWALYNMTNAICSQIYNNAALEVSCNYDGAPGPTGPNGLPGPQNEPPVPVLAGQTYVLYISHFTTGNALGYTFDLGLTTATIYDASPPYPKEIVSTPPLSPLTCGLNKISLKFSENIRCGSIDTNDLAIYCPNNIHHHLTNLLCKSTGLYSNTFDITLLPALTDSGLHKIYLTRSDPSAISDLCGNTAAAVANFSHDTVPFRVKGIKRIQQIKNVNCYGDSTGTAKITPSNGTAPYQYSWLTSPAKTSPNLSNARAGNYICIIKDAKGCSIRDSLQITEHPQLIPTITNTWDTCGKGTGVAFVSVTGGEPGYTYKWDDILQQTNDTATHLFQGAYTVTIIDTLGCDTVVPFNVYTAPIVHPSFDYNPKALSLFFPDCNFTDLSSNAVKWFWNFGDGDTSYHQNPFHKFIGDGTFPVKLVIENAYGCEDSVIVEVYVDGFYTLYLPSTFSPNGDGKNDVFQIRGTGLISDKYELTIYARNGQVVFKTNDLEKGWDGTFGGTLAKADSYVYDIYFMDYKFKSHQKRGVFTIVR